ATGGACGGCGGTgagtcgtcgccgtccttccGCGACGTGCTCGCGtcggtggtcgccgccgacgacgaggggcGGAAGCCCCGCGCGTCGTGCCTCATCATCGACGGTAACCTCATGGCCGCGCAGAAgaccgccgccgagctcggccTCCCCACGCTCGTGCTCCGCACCGGCAGCGCCGCCTGCCTCGGCTGCTACCTCGCCTACCCCGCGCTCCTCCAAAAGGGCTATTTGCCTCCCAAAGGTCACTACCAAATCATCATCTTTTCACATCACAGTTTTCCATTTCATTTTGAATCCAAACAATCCTTTCGTTTTGCATTCATGCTCTAAGTTCTAACTACATCATTGTGGAGTGGAGGCCGGGTTTTATATTGTGGCTTTGTACATCCCTTGAGATATAGAGGCCGGCTTTTATTTAAATCCACTGTCTAATTAAGAGAAACAATATTATTGTCATTTGTTTCAGAGTCGCAACTCTATGAACCAGTGGAGGAGCTACCGCCACTGCGAGTAAGGGACCTGTACTACACGAGCAACGCCAACCAAGAACTGGTCCGTAAAGTTCTTGGTTGGATCGCCGAAACGGCGAGAAACTCTAACGGTGTGGTGATCAACACGTTCGACGAGCTGGAGCCGGCCGAGCTCGAGAGGATCCGGCGCGagcttgacggcgacggcgtcgccaTCGTGCTCGCCGTCGGCCCGCTCCACAAGCTCTCCCCCATGAACGCCGGGGGCAGCCTGCACCTGTGCCCGGACCGGAGCTGCATCGAGTGGCTGGACACGCAGGCGACGGGATCCGTGTTGTACGTGAGCTTTGGGAGCTTAGCGTCATTGGACTCCAACGAGTTCTTGGAGGTGGCATGGGGATTGGAGAGCAGTGGCCAGCCTTTTCTATGGGTGGTTCGACCAGACCTTGTGAAGGGTTTGGATAAACCAAGTTTGCCGGATGGGTTCGAGCGTGCGGTGGAGGGTAGGGGTAAGGTGATTAAGTGGGCCCCACAGCAAGAGGTGCTAGCACACCACGCAGTGGGAGGGTTTTGGACGCACAATgggtggaactcgacgctagaGAGTGTTAGTGAGGGAGTCCCAATGATATGTAAACCTCAATTTGCAGACCAAATGTTGAATACAAGGTACTTAGAAGCGGTGTGGGCTGTAGGCTTTGAGCTTGTTGGCAAGCTAGAAAGGGGTGAAATCAAGAAAGCGATTAAGAGGTTGATGGTAGAAAAGGAGGGAGCTGAGATCAGGGAACGAGCAAAAGAGCTTAAGAAGAAAATGGACCAATGCTTGGAAAGTAGTGGATCTTCTCAAATTGCCATCAACAGGTTAGTGAATTATATAATATCTCTCTAACACTTGAGTTTAATTATGTACTTATCGTGTGAATACTACCATCGACGAATTGTGAAGAAGTTGAAGGTTTCCTTTAATTTTCTTATTTATATGTATCAAAGCAAGTGATATAGATGTCCTCATTCTCCCAATGTCCTTCTTCGCACTGGCCTAGGGGTAAAATTTCACTCCTCTAAGAACAACCACATTTAGTTTGTCACTGTTTCTGTTCCGTTGTGAGGCATCAAGAATCAATAAGCATTTCATCATCGtctttgccatcaacgcacagATCTCTCGTAGGCCCTATGCATGATATTCACGTCATGTGGCCAGTGGCGGAGCTAGAAAGTTTCCACGTCTAGGACTGATCTAATGGGAacttaaatattttcataaattacaTAGTATTTTTCAAGATTATAATAGGGATTATGGAGCTAGGCATGGGGCCCAAGCCCTAGCTGCCCTATGCCTGATTCCGCCCCTGCATATAGCCTTTACAATTTTCACCATGTATGTGGCTCTCTCTTGATGCACCACACAACATTTATTTGACTGAAGTGCCAATAGCCAATGCATAGGAGAAGAAGAGATGGGACAAAGTCCTATCAATGTGAGAAATATTATCTTTCCTTCATCCTTATGCACCACTAAGTAGTACTGTAAATCTTGGAGTTATCTTTCTTGTCACAATATCTCCCTCTCATCCTTAGGTTTGATTGTTGAGTACGAGCCAAATATCCCTTTGTTTTCTTACATATTATATTCTTTTCGCGTTTAATTAAGCTCGGCCATATAGTACGAGTTAATAAACTTTATCTCTTTTATCTCTTTTCATGTTCCCTCATTCTTAATTTTGATTCTATGTGTGAAAACAAACTAGAACAAGAGAAGCATTACAACAATATTATAAGGGACGGTCTATATCATATATTTATAGAAAACCACTTTCATACTTTTTAAACGGCCTAGAACACATTAAGATTTGTGCATGACAATGACCccaccttatcctctcctcatTTTTCATGCCCACTTTGCCACTCGACGCCTCAATTCATCCCATGCCACCGTGGCTCCATGTGACCCCCTAGCCTCACTAGCGCTGGAAGGTGCAAACGGCGTCCGACAACCCAACTCTTCTCCTATATCAGTTGGGACGATAAAAACACTATGAATCTTTTaagtatatataaaataaagatttATCACAGCAgtataaaaaaaaaccctccgaCTGGTGACGCCTAGCTGGCTATATAGCTGCTGCTCCGTGGCAACTGGCATCCAGAAGAAAATGCAAAATAGCGCAACGTCAACAATACCAAATGCGGTGCTTTACACCTTGTCACCGAACGCGATTTGTTTGTTTCGCCCCTACCAGTTCTGCAGTACTGCAGTCACGTCACCTTTtcacgtgggacccacctggAAAACCGAGAAAAATAACGGCGACAGCTGGGCCTTTAGCGCGAGCTGATTACACGCAGAGCGAGCGACATCCTACTGACCGCGATGGCCAGCGCCAGCGTCGTCGGAGGAGGAgcgcgccacggcggcgagcggcggcgccgggtgctggtgttcccgctgccgtTCCAGGGCCACACCAACCCGATGCTGCAGCTGGCCGGCGCGCtccacggccgcggcggcctgTGCGTCACCGTGCTCCACACCCGCTTCAACGCGCTCGACCCGTCGCGCCACCCGGAGCTCGCGTTCGTCGAGGTCGCCGACGGCATCCCGCCCGACGTCGCCGCGCGCGGTCGCGTCGCCGAGATCATCCTCGCCATGAACGCCGCCATGGAGGCCACGGAGGACGAGAgcggcgccgcgtcgccgtccaaCATCCGCGAGGTGCTCGCCtcggtggtcgccgccggcgaggggcaGCCCAGCGTCGCGTGCCTCGTCATAGACTCCCATCTCCTCGCCGTGCAGAAGGCCGCCGCCGGGCTGGGGATCCCCACGCTCGTGCTCCGCACCGGCAGCGCCGCCTGCCTTCGCTGCTACCTCGCCTACGACATGCTTCTTCAAAAGGCTATCTGCCTCCCAAAGGTTAGGACTAAACAATCGCATATTTTCATACACCCCCGTCTCAAACTATAAAGATTTTGGAACGAATCTAATATAAGAATTTACGGGATTCAAATTCGATATACAATGTAAGTATTTTTAAGGATACATATTTGAATGCACGCAATCTAAGCATCGGGACTAAAGAGATAACTGAAGGAGAATCTTTCCCCTTAATCTTAATCTTTGCTAaataaactttagaaatagagggagtaggtTTTATTTGGCTTTGAATCCTTGTGTTGTATCCATAGAGATCATGTAAAAAATGTTAAAGTTTGCTAAGTTTTATATCCGCCATTAATTATATTTTGGTTGGTAAATGTATTATGAACCAGAATCACAATTATACGAACCAGTGAAGGAGCTACCACCACTGCGAGTAAGGGACCTTTTCAGCACCGTGATGAACTGGTTTTCGAAGTGCTTGCTCGGATCGCCGAAACGGTGAGGAACTCCAATGGCGTGGTGATCAGCACATTCGAAGAGCTGGAACCCATGGAGCTCGAGAGGGTCCACGGCGAGCTTGGTGACGACAGCGTAGCCACCGTGCTCGCCACTGGCCCACTCCACAGGCTCTCCTCCATGAACACTGGGAGCAACACCTTCAACCTACGCCAAGACCAGAGCTGCATCGAGTAGCTGGACACGCAGGCGACAGGGTCCGTGTTGTACGTGAGCTTTGGGAGCTTGGCATCCATGGACTCCGACGAGTTCATGGAGGTCGCATTTGGGTTGGAGAAGAGCGGCCATCCTTTTCTATGGGTGGTTCGTCCAAACCTTGTGAGGGGGGTGGAGAGAGCATGCTTGCCGGATGGGTTTGAGAGTGCGGTGGAAGGTAGGGGTAAGGTGATTAAGTGGGCCCCACAGCAGGAGGTGCTGGCACACTGTGCAGTGGGCTGGTTTTGGACACACGGTGGATGGAACTCGATATTGGAGAGTATATGTGAGGGAGTTCTTATGATATGTAGGCCTCAATTCGCAGATCAGATGATAAATACAAGGTACGTGGAAGCGGTGTGGGGTGTAGGGTTTGAGCTCGAGGGAAAGTTAGAGTGGTGCAAAATTGAGAAAGCGATTATGAAATTAATGGGGAAAAATGAGGGAGCTGAGATGAGGGAAAGAGCAAATGAGCTTAAGAACAAAGTGGCACGCTGCTTGGAAGACGGTGGGTCCTCTCAAATTGCTATTGATAGGCTAGTTAGTTATATCTTATCTTTGTGAATCATAAGTGGCTAAGTTAATTGGTGTAAGTATTTCACATTGATATTTATGAGAACAAAGCAAACTCTTGTAAtccttggatttttttttgtgttctttGGACAAAGAATCTCTTTTGTCCAAATAATTAGGGCTAGTAGTGTTACATAGTTCATTCCACAAGAAGGTGAATTGTACtatttcctccgtcccaaattaaaTCAATTTCTATGTTTGAATTTTGTCCCGAATTAAACCAACTTCTACCTTCTTACttaccatccattggcaaatcaaaaaaaattatccatTTAATACCCCTCACCAACCTATCCATCAATACAACTTTCCTATTAATTAGGGCCATTTTGGTCTTTTGTCTTTTTTCTTAGGGCTTATTCGGTTTACAAGATTTCCAAATCATaggaatataaaaaaaacataggaatcgtATAGGAACGCGTGTGCAAaacaaatgataggaaaaatatagCATTGATCCTTTGGATGATTGgtaggaaaaatacaggaatgcTTAGTATTAAGTTAACATGATCAAGGTTGGAATACTTTAATCTGTACAACTTAAGGCTAAATACACAGAACAATGAGgggccctttgaatcgtaggaatgaaaaagatgttggaataagaaaaacaaaagattctgacaggaattaaA
The window above is part of the Oryza sativa Japonica Group chromosome 7, ASM3414082v1 genome. Proteins encoded here:
- the LOC4342810 gene encoding DIMBOA UDP-glucosyltransferase BX9, producing the protein MASVDGATRRGGGDGSIRRRRVLVFPLPFQGHINPMLQLAGALHGRRGGGGGELSVTVLHTRFNAIDPSRYPELAFAEVPDGIPPDVAANGNIVDIIVALNVAMDGGESSPSFRDVLASVVAADDEGRKPRASCLIIDGNLMAAQKTAAELGLPTLVLRTGSAACLGCYLAYPALLQKGYLPPKESQLYEPVEELPPLRVRDLYYTSNANQELVRKVLGWIAETARNSNGVVINTFDELEPAELERIRRELDGDGVAIVLAVGPLHKLSPMNAGGSLHLCPDRSCIEWLDTQATGSVLYVSFGSLASLDSNEFLEVAWGLESSGQPFLWVVRPDLVKGLDKPSLPDGFERAVEGRGKVIKWAPQQEVLAHHAVGGFWTHNGWNSTLESVSEGVPMICKPQFADQMLNTRYLEAVWAVGFELVGKLERGEIKKAIKRLMVEKEGAEIRERAKELKKKMDQCLESSGSSQIAINRITIIRTSEGATTTASKGPFQHRDELVFEVLARIAETVRNSNGVVISTFEELEPMELERVHGELGDDSVATVLATGPLHRLSSMNTGSNTFNLRQDQSCIE